The Planctellipticum variicoloris DNA window CGGAATCAGCCAGAGGGCGACGCCCACTGCAATCGAACCAAGTCGTGAAGCCAGCGGCAGCAACGGCAGGCAGTACCTCAGCTTGCCGGTCCGGGCAACGCGTCCTTCGGCTTCGAGCAGATATCCCAGCGCCAGGAAATTGAACAGCGGCAGTGCGGCCAGCACTGACAGAAACAGGAACAGACTGATGAGGCCGAAACCGATTTCGGTCACCCAGGCCACAAACCGCAACGGGTTTCGCCACGGAATGGGGCACGGAGGAACCGCCGCGAAGCGCGATTCCGACACAAATGCATCGTCGGACAATGCCACCGGGGCCTCATTGATGACCCGCTCCTCCGGCGGCTCGTCGAAGATCGGGGGGGCGGGCACGGCGGATTCCAGGGTCGCAGACGTCATAGGGTCTTCTCCGACGGGGCCAGCGGTTTCCGGCCGATCATTCCAACTTACCCCATCGGGCCGCGGCAGGTTGCAGGATCTCGGAGACGCCCGAAAATGAAACCCGGCCTGTCCCGGAAAGGTAGACTGGAAAGACGGAGGCCGTGACACGCTCCTCCAGCACGCACTTCTCGGAGAATCGGCAAATGCCGACTTTACCACGCCCGAAACAGTTTGGACTGCCGCTCCTGGTGGTGCTCGGCGTGCTGGGACTGGTGGGCTGGTCCGGACGCCCCCCGAAAACGCTGCCGTTGCCCGAACAGCCGATTGCAGACGATTCGTTTGCCACGTCGCTGGCGGCGGTCGACCGCGCCCTGACCGACCGCTGGGAACGGGAGGGACTCATTCCCGCCCAACCCGCAGACGATCTGACCGTACTCCGTCGGTTAAGCCTGACCCTGCACGGCACCGTCCCGTCGCTGGAAACGATCCGGCAGTTCGAGGCCGACGACCAGCCGCACCGGATTGATCGCTGGACCGGGCGGATGCTGCAGGATCCGCGGTTTGGCGACTACTTTGCCGAGCGGTTCTCGCGGGTGCTGGCCGGCGCCGAGAACGGGCAGTTCGTCCTGTTCCGCCGGGACCGTTTCAACGCGTGGCTCTCGAAGCAGTTTCTGGAGAATCGCCCCTGGGATGAGATGACCCGCGAGCTGATCGCCGGCCGAGGTCTCTGGACCGACACCCCCGCCACAAACTTCACCACATCCGCAGCGGACGAAGGAAATCTCGACTCGAACAAGCTCGCCGGACGGACGGTTCGTGCGTTTCTGGGACAGCGGATTGACTGCGCTCAGTGCCACAACCACCCCTTCGCCGAGTGGAAGCAGCAGCAGTTCGAGGGACTCGCCGCCTGTTTTTCCTCCGCGCAAGTCACCGTGCGAGGGATTCAGGACAATCCGAACAAGAAGTTCGAAGTCGAAGACCGGATGACGCTCGCAAAACGAGAAGTTTCCCCCGCGGTCCCGTTTGCGCAGGAGTGGTGGCCGGCAGAAGGAACGTCTCGGGAACGGCTCGCCGCATGGGTCACGCACCCCGACAACAAACGTTTTGAGCGGGCCATCGCCAATCGCATCTGGGGTCTCGCGCTGGGCCGCCCGTGGATCAGCCCGGTGGACGACCTGCCGGATCCGCCGGAAACGGCCGAGGAGCAGGACGTCCTCGACATCCTGGGCCGGGACTTCCGGGAGCACGGTTACGATCTGCATCGGCTGATCCGCCTGGTGACGGCGTCCCGGACATTCCGACTTTCCTCGTCGCATCCGGCCTGGGATGAAGGCGAAGCAGGCGAGACCCTCGAATCCAACTGGGCGGTCTTTCCGCTCTCCCGGCTCCGTCCGGAACAGATGATCGGCTCGATGCTCCAGGCCTCCGCGATTAAGACGACCGACCAGAACTCGCACCTGTTCCTGAGAATCATTCGATATGCCCGCGAACGGGATTTCGTCCGCGACTACGGCGACCTGGGAGACGAAGAGCTCAAGGAACGGTCCGGGACCGTCCCGCAGGCGCTGCTGCGGATGAACGGGGAATTCTCGAAGGAAATGAGCGAACTCAGCCCGGTAAGCGCCTCCGGACGAATTGCCGTGATGGCGCCGACCGACGAAGCGGCCATCGAAATCAGTTTCCTGACCTGCCTGACCCGGCGACCAACAGCCGAAGAACGCGATCACTTCTTATCGCAACTGGCGCCCCTTCAGGGCGATGCCCGCGGACCGGTGATCCAGGATCTCTACTGGACCCTGTTCAACGCGGCCGAGTTCTGCTGGTTGCACTGACCGTAGGGTCCGCTGTGTGCGGACCGAAATTCCCCGAGTTCGATTCATCCCATCGGAATGGTCCTCACAGCGGACCCTACGCAATACCGGGATCGAGACCATCATGAACCTCCATCGACGACATTTTTTACAATTGGCCGCCGGGCTGGGGCTGTCATTCGCCGTGCCGGGACTCGGCCTGCGGGCGGCGGAACGCCGCGGCGCCGAACGGCAGAAGTCCCTGATCACGCTCTGGATGGCCGGCGGGCCGAGCCAGCTCGAAACGTGGGATCCGCATCCCGGAACCGAAATCGGCGGACCGACGGGGGCGATCTCGACAACGTTGCCGGGCGTGCAGATTGCCGACCTGTATCCGCGGGTCGCGGAACAGATGGCCCACCTGTCCCTGATCCGCTCGCTGGTTTCCAAAGAAGGCGACCACGAACGGGGCACCTATATGGTTAAGACCGGGTATCGTCCCGATCCGACGCTGATTCACCCCAGCCTGGGAGCGATCGCCGTCCACGAACGACCCGACGACCGAATCGAGATTCCGCAATACGTCTCGCTGGGGAACTCCGAGTTCCCGTCGCGGGGCGGATTCCTCGGAGATCGCTTCGACCCCTATCGCATCGCCGCGGCGGGGCAGGACGCCCAGAACCTGAAAAAAAGCGTCGATGAAGAACGGCAGCAACGCCGACTCGCGAACCTGGACGTTGTCGGAAAGTCGTTTGCCCAGGGTCGCAGGCGGAAAGTCGATGCGACTCTGCATCAGCATACGATCGAAGCCGCCTTGCGGATGATGACCTCGGAACAGCTCGATGCCTTTGATCTGAGCGCCGAACCGGAAGCGGTCAAACTGGCCTATGGCGACAGCGACTTCGGCCGCGGCTGCCTGGTCGCCCGCCGGTTGGTGGAAACCGGGGTCCGCTCGGTCGAGGTCAATCTGAACGGATTCGACAGCCACGCCGAGAAT harbors:
- a CDS encoding DUF1549 domain-containing protein gives rise to the protein MPTLPRPKQFGLPLLVVLGVLGLVGWSGRPPKTLPLPEQPIADDSFATSLAAVDRALTDRWEREGLIPAQPADDLTVLRRLSLTLHGTVPSLETIRQFEADDQPHRIDRWTGRMLQDPRFGDYFAERFSRVLAGAENGQFVLFRRDRFNAWLSKQFLENRPWDEMTRELIAGRGLWTDTPATNFTTSAADEGNLDSNKLAGRTVRAFLGQRIDCAQCHNHPFAEWKQQQFEGLAACFSSAQVTVRGIQDNPNKKFEVEDRMTLAKREVSPAVPFAQEWWPAEGTSRERLAAWVTHPDNKRFERAIANRIWGLALGRPWISPVDDLPDPPETAEEQDVLDILGRDFREHGYDLHRLIRLVTASRTFRLSSSHPAWDEGEAGETLESNWAVFPLSRLRPEQMIGSMLQASAIKTTDQNSHLFLRIIRYARERDFVRDYGDLGDEELKERSGTVPQALLRMNGEFSKEMSELSPVSASGRIAVMAPTDEAAIEISFLTCLTRRPTAEERDHFLSQLAPLQGDARGPVIQDLYWTLFNAAEFCWLH
- a CDS encoding DUF1501 domain-containing protein, whose amino-acid sequence is MNLHRRHFLQLAAGLGLSFAVPGLGLRAAERRGAERQKSLITLWMAGGPSQLETWDPHPGTEIGGPTGAISTTLPGVQIADLYPRVAEQMAHLSLIRSLVSKEGDHERGTYMVKTGYRPDPTLIHPSLGAIAVHERPDDRIEIPQYVSLGNSEFPSRGGFLGDRFDPYRIAAAGQDAQNLKKSVDEERQQRRLANLDVVGKSFAQGRRRKVDATLHQHTIEAALRMMTSEQLDAFDLSAEPEAVKLAYGDSDFGRGCLVARRLVETGVRSVEVNLNGFDSHAENFLAHRNRAKDLDPALASLVQELVQRDLWQSTIVLVIGEFGRTPKINPLDGRDHWPTGFSCLVGGGGLKSGVLIGETDPTGQRKDPSDPIEVPALYATILQALGVDYAKELLTPVGRPMKLCAGNVIPRLAASG